The following proteins are co-located in the Maridesulfovibrio sp. genome:
- the galU gene encoding UTP--glucose-1-phosphate uridylyltransferase GalU — MVIKKVIVPVAGWGTRSLPATKNIPKEMLPIFKKPVVQHVVEEAMSSGLTDVIFINNQNKKIIEDHFDYNLSLEDVLKRGGKTEALAEVRKVAEMVNIISVRQKKQLGLGHAVLCAKEVCKNDPFAVMVGDDLMFGMEPGIKQLIDAARTENMAVVGVIEVPESKVNRYGIIQGEEFAPGMYRVRSLVEKPAIGQAPSRLAIVGRYVLLPEIFDHLESLEPGVGGEIQLTDALQGLAQDNKLLAVKLRGQRFDAGDWVDYLTANIYFALQDEGLRDDVVARLRELLSCS; from the coding sequence ATGGTCATCAAGAAAGTTATTGTTCCGGTTGCTGGATGGGGTACAAGATCATTGCCTGCCACCAAGAACATTCCCAAGGAAATGCTGCCTATTTTCAAAAAGCCTGTTGTGCAGCATGTGGTGGAAGAGGCCATGTCCAGCGGACTGACCGATGTTATTTTTATAAATAACCAGAACAAGAAGATCATTGAAGACCACTTTGACTATAACCTCTCCCTCGAAGATGTGCTTAAGCGTGGCGGCAAGACCGAAGCCCTTGCGGAAGTGAGGAAGGTTGCGGAGATGGTTAACATTATTTCCGTGCGCCAGAAAAAACAGCTTGGACTCGGCCATGCAGTTCTTTGCGCCAAGGAAGTCTGCAAGAACGATCCTTTTGCCGTAATGGTCGGTGATGACCTCATGTTCGGTATGGAGCCGGGTATCAAGCAGCTCATCGATGCTGCCCGTACTGAAAATATGGCTGTTGTCGGTGTTATTGAAGTTCCTGAGAGCAAGGTTAACCGTTATGGCATTATTCAGGGTGAAGAGTTCGCTCCGGGAATGTATCGGGTCCGCTCTCTGGTTGAAAAACCGGCAATCGGTCAGGCTCCTTCAAGGCTGGCAATCGTCGGGCGTTATGTCCTGCTGCCTGAGATCTTTGATCATCTGGAAAGCCTTGAGCCCGGTGTAGGTGGAGAAATCCAGCTCACTGATGCCTTGCAGGGTCTTGCTCAGGATAATAAACTGCTGGCCGTGAAACTTCGCGGACAAAGGTTTGACGCCGGGGACTGGGTGGATTATCTTACCGCAAATATATACTTCGCCCTTCAGGACGAGGGGCTGCGTGATGACGTTGTAGCCAGATTGCGGGAGCTTTTGTCTTGTTCGTAA
- the glmM gene encoding phosphoglucosamine mutase — translation MSKRLFGTDGLRGQVNIFPMTAEVALRMGLAAGSYFRNGKQRHKVIIGKDTRLSGYVFESALTSGLCAMGMDVFQVGPMPTPAVSFLTRNMRADIGIVISASHNPFMDNGIKFFDSCGYKLPDAVEDEIADMVLSKDTQWDYPQAEKVGRAYKIEDARGRYIVYLKYSFPQDMTLNGVKLVLDCANGAAYSLAHMFEELGAEVVRIGDKPNGLNINDKCGSLYPDILGQRVVEEHADLGLALDGDADRLIVVDEKGQVLDGDVIMAMCAADLMERGKLNHNMLVATVMSNMALENFMKERGGTLLRTPVGDRYVVEAMRREGAILGGEQSGHLIFKEFSTTGDGLLAALQLLRILCVKNRPLSELSGLLELYPQKLQNVHVKRKRPFEEVPAVQEALKQVEQELAGKGRVLLRYSGTESVARVMVEAEDSSKVELYTSELAGVLEEHLR, via the coding sequence ATGAGTAAACGTTTGTTTGGCACTGACGGTCTGCGCGGTCAGGTTAATATTTTCCCTATGACTGCTGAAGTCGCCCTGCGTATGGGCCTTGCGGCCGGTTCTTATTTCAGGAACGGAAAACAGCGCCACAAAGTTATTATCGGTAAAGATACCCGCCTTTCGGGCTATGTGTTTGAATCTGCTTTGACTTCCGGTCTTTGCGCTATGGGAATGGATGTCTTTCAGGTCGGTCCCATGCCGACTCCGGCTGTTTCTTTTTTGACCCGTAATATGCGCGCTGATATCGGTATTGTAATTTCAGCTTCTCACAATCCGTTTATGGATAACGGTATTAAATTTTTCGACTCCTGTGGCTACAAACTTCCAGACGCGGTTGAAGATGAGATTGCCGATATGGTTCTTTCCAAGGATACCCAGTGGGATTATCCTCAGGCTGAGAAAGTTGGTCGTGCATACAAAATCGAAGACGCCCGTGGACGTTACATTGTCTATCTCAAGTACAGCTTCCCGCAGGATATGACTCTGAATGGAGTTAAGCTTGTTTTGGATTGCGCTAATGGTGCAGCCTACAGCCTTGCGCATATGTTTGAAGAGCTGGGGGCTGAAGTTGTGCGTATAGGCGATAAGCCCAACGGTCTTAACATCAATGATAAGTGCGGTTCACTTTACCCAGACATTCTCGGTCAGAGAGTAGTTGAGGAGCATGCTGACCTCGGATTGGCGCTTGATGGTGATGCTGACCGTCTGATTGTCGTTGATGAAAAAGGTCAGGTCCTTGATGGGGACGTGATTATGGCTATGTGCGCTGCAGATCTGATGGAGCGCGGTAAGCTTAATCATAATATGCTGGTAGCTACTGTCATGAGTAACATGGCACTGGAAAATTTCATGAAAGAAAGAGGCGGAACCCTGCTGCGTACCCCGGTCGGTGACCGTTATGTTGTAGAGGCCATGCGTCGCGAGGGAGCAATTCTCGGCGGAGAGCAGTCCGGTCATCTTATTTTCAAAGAATTCAGCACCACAGGCGATGGCCTGCTTGCAGCCTTACAGTTATTGCGTATACTGTGTGTGAAGAACAGGCCGCTTTCCGAACTTTCCGGACTACTTGAACTTTATCCGCAAAAATTACAGAATGTTCACGTGAAGCGGAAAAGGCCTTTTGAAGAAGTTCCTGCCGTGCAGGAAGCGCTCAAACAGGTTGAACAGGAACTGGCCGGAAAGGGACGTGTTCTGCTTCGTTATTCCGGGACTGAATCCGTAGCCAGAGTTATGGTTGAAGCGGAAGACAGTTCCAAAGTTGAACTTTATACTTCCGAGCTTGCAGGAGTATTGGAAGAGCATTTACGTTGA
- a CDS encoding CdaR family protein yields MKVQHWKIAALAVMMALLTWYLVTGRDLVETWVEFPLEIINPPQGMIIREGMISKVAVRLRGPKGLIRNLDTKKVAYSLDTGHLVVGNNPVNIVPENLGLGSALEVVEISPSHINLVMDMFVKKRVGVIPTWEGELHRDYTLKKKYSEPDEVTLRGPASVLKKIDQVRTQRIMLDTDSPGNWRGEVPLQLPETVESNPGLVNVGLDFAVRSGKMWVKVPLYILGPDDVDFAASQNYVRLLVEGPKPFFRKKGFRDEITASIDLNATIPVGDNVVPYEVTLPKGCSVTKRKPEAITVTIARQEP; encoded by the coding sequence ATGAAAGTACAGCACTGGAAAATAGCCGCATTGGCCGTTATGATGGCCCTATTAACCTGGTATCTGGTTACCGGGCGTGATCTTGTTGAGACATGGGTGGAATTTCCGTTGGAGATTATCAATCCTCCGCAGGGAATGATTATCCGTGAAGGTATGATTAGTAAGGTTGCGGTGCGTTTGCGCGGTCCTAAAGGTTTGATCCGTAATCTTGATACCAAGAAAGTAGCCTATTCCCTTGATACCGGACATCTGGTTGTGGGTAATAATCCGGTAAACATTGTGCCGGAAAATCTGGGGCTGGGTAGTGCACTTGAAGTTGTGGAGATCAGCCCCTCGCATATCAATCTGGTCATGGATATGTTTGTGAAGAAGCGGGTCGGGGTTATTCCTACATGGGAGGGTGAACTGCACCGCGATTATACATTGAAGAAGAAATATTCCGAACCGGATGAAGTAACTCTGCGCGGTCCTGCTTCTGTATTGAAAAAAATTGATCAGGTCAGAACTCAGCGTATCATGCTTGATACGGATTCTCCGGGCAACTGGCGCGGCGAAGTTCCCCTGCAATTACCGGAGACTGTGGAATCCAATCCGGGGTTAGTCAACGTGGGCCTTGATTTTGCGGTCCGTTCAGGAAAGATGTGGGTCAAGGTGCCACTATATATTTTAGGGCCTGATGATGTTGACTTTGCTGCCAGCCAGAATTACGTCAGGCTGCTTGTGGAAGGGCCGAAGCCCTTTTTCAGGAAGAAAGGATTCAGAGACGAGATTACTGCTTCAATTGATTTGAATGCAACTATTCCAGTTGGAGATAACGTTGTACCTTACGAAGTTACTTTGCCTAAAGGCTGTTCAGTAACAAAGAGAAAACCTGAAGCAATAACTGTAACCATAGCGAGGCAGGAGCCGTAG
- the cdaA gene encoding diadenylate cyclase CdaA, translating to MFEFLGFQISWKELLDIGLVAIVYFYIILLVRGTRAAAVIWGLLLVLLVYYLSDVFGLYTLNWLLTNFLSSIFLVIIILFQRDIRKGLAQMGAGRFWRKQDFEIAVIDEICTAMDSMARQKIGALLVIQKNVPLGDILEKGVEVNGRVSKQLLINIFWPDTPLHDGAVVIKSNKIVAASCILPLAHVSTRQSAIGTRHRAALGISEETDAIALVVSEERGTMSVAIGGKLTTSLDIVRLKRVLKNVLT from the coding sequence ATGTTTGAATTTCTAGGCTTTCAAATTTCCTGGAAAGAACTGCTGGATATCGGTCTGGTGGCGATTGTCTATTTCTACATCATCCTGCTGGTGCGCGGAACTCGTGCGGCCGCGGTTATCTGGGGATTGTTACTTGTTCTTCTTGTATATTACCTGTCCGATGTCTTCGGTCTCTATACCCTCAACTGGCTGCTGACCAATTTTCTGAGTTCCATTTTTCTTGTAATTATTATCCTTTTTCAGAGGGATATCCGTAAAGGTCTGGCCCAGATGGGTGCAGGCCGTTTTTGGCGTAAGCAGGATTTTGAGATTGCGGTTATCGATGAAATCTGTACAGCCATGGATTCCATGGCCCGTCAGAAGATTGGAGCATTGCTGGTTATCCAGAAAAACGTCCCCTTGGGTGATATCCTCGAGAAGGGGGTTGAGGTTAATGGGCGGGTCAGCAAACAGTTGCTTATAAATATTTTCTGGCCCGATACTCCGTTGCATGACGGGGCTGTGGTCATAAAATCAAATAAGATCGTTGCTGCTTCCTGTATCCTGCCTCTGGCGCATGTTTCGACTCGTCAGAGTGCTATAGGTACCCGCCACAGGGCGGCTTTAGGTATCAGTGAGGAAACTGATGCCATTGCTCTTGTTGTTTCCGAGGAACGTGGAACCATGTCTGTGGCTATTGGTGGCAAGTTGACTACCAGCCTTGACATCGTCCGCCTTAAAAGGGTTTTGAAAAACGTTTTGACTTGA
- the folP gene encoding dihydropteroate synthase — protein MSRNYSWTVKGGRVLGPAPFFIAGIVNVTPDSFYDGGKNYDLQQAIEHGRLLAKQGADILDVGGESTRPFADPVSLEDELSRVIPVISELSRDYVVSVDTVKSEVARQAVEAGAAIVNDVSAFAQDPALLDVVADLKPGYVLMHSQGTPEEMQLSPSYGNVIEDILSFFEKSLEKLIKSGLPENRIVLDPGIGFGKTLEHNLEILRRIDRFMDLGFPIYMGLSNKSLWGKLLGLEADERQNATQAATAVLAARGVPIHRVHEVGLTSQTLRIVKEIGGDN, from the coding sequence ATGTCCCGTAATTATTCATGGACCGTTAAGGGGGGCAGGGTGTTAGGCCCTGCCCCTTTTTTTATTGCCGGTATTGTTAATGTTACCCCTGATTCATTTTATGACGGGGGAAAAAACTATGATCTTCAGCAGGCCATTGAACATGGTCGTCTGCTTGCAAAGCAGGGCGCGGATATTCTTGATGTAGGCGGCGAAAGCACAAGGCCTTTTGCAGATCCGGTTTCTCTTGAGGATGAACTGTCGCGCGTAATTCCTGTTATCAGTGAACTAAGCCGCGATTATGTCGTCTCTGTTGATACCGTGAAGAGCGAGGTTGCCAGACAGGCTGTTGAAGCCGGGGCGGCAATAGTGAATGATGTTTCCGCCTTTGCCCAGGACCCGGCCCTGCTTGATGTTGTTGCTGACCTCAAGCCCGGATACGTCCTTATGCATAGTCAGGGAACCCCGGAAGAGATGCAATTGTCGCCGAGTTATGGTAATGTAATAGAAGATATTTTGAGTTTTTTTGAAAAAAGTCTTGAAAAACTTATAAAATCAGGCTTACCGGAAAATCGTATAGTGCTTGATCCCGGCATTGGATTTGGAAAGACCCTAGAGCATAATCTTGAGATTTTACGCAGGATTGACCGATTTATGGATTTGGGATTTCCTATTTATATGGGTCTTTCAAATAAGTCTTTGTGGGGCAAGTTGTTGGGACTGGAGGCTGATGAGCGGCAGAATGCCACTCAGGCTGCCACAGCTGTCCTTGCAGCCCGGGGAGTACCTATCCACCGGGTGCATGAAGTCGGCCTGACCAGCCAGACTTTGAGGATAGTGAAGGAGATCGGCGGAGATAATTGA
- the ftsH gene encoding ATP-dependent zinc metalloprotease FtsH has product MNSFAKNLLVWVTIMLVMIVLFNLFNQPQTSQLKLSYTDFLSRVDEGEVLQVKIQGQKISGVMVGDKRFVTFNPDDPALVQHLLKNKIEVVAEPEEEAPWYMTLFISWFPMLLLVGVWIFFMRQMQGGGGGRGGAMSFGRSRARMINEETARVTFEDVAGVDEAKEELSEVVQFLSEPKKFTRLGGRIPKGVLLVGPPGTGKTLLARAVAGEAGVPFFSISGSDFVEMFVGVGASRVRDLFAQGKKNAPCLIFIDEIDAVGRQRGAGLGGGHDEREQTLNQLLVEMDGFESNEGVILIAATNRPDVLDPALLRPGRFDRQVVVPTPDVQGRAHILKVHTRKTPLAGEIDLDVIARGTPGFSGADLENLVNEAALYAAKNNQDYVKMVDFEEAKDKVLMGRERRSLILTDEDKRTTAYHEAGHALIAKLLDNCDPVHKVTIIPRGRALGVTQQLPVDDRHNYNKAYLEDTLVMLLGGRVAEELILDQVTTGASNDIERATKMARSMVCQWGMSEKLGPMTFGESQDQVFLGKELVQHKDFSEDTSRLIDSEVRRIIDTAYETANKLLSENEDMLHKVSDALLDRETISGDDIDTLMEGGELAPVEAVSPVKPSSPARAYGSTGKSGYTPVSEPGKEEEADNGDFSFDEQLEEKDEFKLSEESEEPEVKEDKVEEAKAEETKVSEDKKSSE; this is encoded by the coding sequence TTGAATAGTTTTGCCAAGAATCTCTTGGTCTGGGTAACCATCATGCTGGTGATGATTGTTTTGTTCAATCTGTTTAACCAGCCACAGACTTCCCAGCTCAAACTTTCCTACACCGACTTTTTGAGCAGGGTCGATGAAGGTGAAGTCCTTCAAGTTAAGATTCAGGGGCAGAAAATCAGCGGGGTTATGGTTGGTGACAAGCGTTTTGTCACGTTTAACCCTGATGATCCGGCCCTTGTTCAGCATCTGCTGAAAAACAAAATTGAAGTAGTGGCAGAGCCGGAAGAAGAGGCTCCATGGTATATGACTTTGTTCATATCCTGGTTCCCAATGCTGCTTCTGGTCGGGGTTTGGATTTTCTTCATGCGTCAAATGCAAGGGGGCGGTGGAGGACGTGGCGGAGCCATGTCTTTCGGGCGTTCCCGTGCGCGGATGATTAATGAAGAGACCGCCAGAGTCACATTTGAAGACGTTGCCGGTGTTGATGAAGCCAAGGAAGAGCTTTCCGAGGTTGTTCAGTTCCTCAGCGAACCCAAGAAGTTTACCCGCCTCGGCGGACGTATTCCCAAGGGTGTTCTGCTGGTGGGCCCCCCCGGTACCGGTAAAACTCTGCTTGCCCGCGCTGTAGCCGGGGAAGCCGGTGTTCCTTTCTTCTCCATTTCCGGTTCCGACTTTGTTGAAATGTTTGTCGGTGTTGGTGCTTCCCGTGTGCGTGACCTTTTCGCACAGGGTAAGAAAAATGCACCTTGCCTGATTTTTATTGATGAAATTGATGCAGTTGGTCGTCAGCGTGGCGCAGGCCTCGGCGGCGGACATGATGAGCGTGAACAGACTTTGAACCAGTTACTGGTTGAAATGGACGGTTTTGAGTCCAACGAAGGTGTTATCCTTATCGCTGCAACAAACAGACCTGATGTTCTCGACCCAGCGCTGCTGCGTCCCGGTCGTTTTGACCGTCAGGTTGTTGTTCCTACCCCTGATGTTCAGGGCCGTGCACATATCCTCAAGGTTCATACCCGTAAGACTCCTCTTGCCGGTGAAATTGACCTTGATGTTATTGCCCGCGGAACCCCCGGTTTTTCCGGTGCTGATCTGGAAAACCTTGTTAACGAAGCAGCACTGTATGCTGCAAAGAACAATCAGGACTACGTCAAGATGGTTGATTTTGAAGAAGCCAAAGACAAAGTCCTCATGGGTCGTGAACGCCGCAGCCTGATTCTTACTGATGAAGATAAAAGAACGACTGCTTATCATGAAGCAGGTCATGCTCTCATCGCCAAGCTGCTTGATAATTGCGACCCAGTACACAAGGTTACCATCATCCCACGTGGCCGTGCTCTGGGTGTAACCCAGCAGCTGCCTGTGGATGACCGCCATAACTACAATAAAGCTTACCTCGAAGACACTCTGGTAATGCTGCTCGGCGGACGTGTAGCTGAAGAACTGATTCTTGATCAGGTTACCACCGGTGCCAGCAATGACATTGAACGTGCTACCAAGATGGCCCGTTCCATGGTTTGCCAGTGGGGTATGAGTGAGAAGCTCGGTCCTATGACCTTCGGTGAAAGTCAGGATCAGGTCTTCCTCGGCAAGGAATTGGTTCAGCATAAGGATTTCAGTGAAGATACTTCCCGCCTCATCGATTCCGAGGTTAGAAGAATCATTGACACTGCTTATGAAACAGCTAATAAACTGCTCAGTGAAAATGAGGATATGCTGCACAAGGTTTCCGATGCCCTTCTGGATCGTGAGACCATCAGCGGTGATGACATTGACACCCTCATGGAAGGTGGCGAGCTTGCTCCTGTTGAAGCAGTCTCTCCGGTTAAACCTTCTTCTCCGGCACGTGCTTACGGCTCTACCGGTAAATCCGGGTACACTCCTGTTTCCGAGCCTGGAAAAGAAGAGGAAGCGGATAATGGAGATTTCTCCTTTGATGAACAGCTGGAAGAAAAAGATGAATTCAAGCTTTCAGAAGAATCTGAAGAGCCTGAAGTGAAAGAAGATAAAGTCGAAGAAGCTAAGGCTGAAGAGACCAAGGTTTCTGAAGATAAAAAGAGTTCCGAATAA
- a CDS encoding HD-GYP domain-containing protein has protein sequence MIKSIAQIFQGNDKDLFVSSKQVQKQILYRLAGVSLLLAVAVGSLAYLLEMRSVIHDVELLALEQVKSTIRKSQPLIQNPTKENIKQLEANLKEDLQVSDFVLIEVYTSEKEELAEAYIPGIDAIDRRAATHTKNVFRKDEIICRNFELNEKIYIQVFSLLNAPEYGDVGFLEGLYQLPDSKKNQMFSRVYYSVGVIVFAVFGTALILYPIILRLMSKVLNFSAHLTEANVGMLVSMGAAIAKRDCDTDAHNYRVTIMAIMMAEHISLPAAEIRTLIVGSFLHDVGKIAIPDSILLKPGKLNDEEWKVMKTHVAHGVEVVREHVWLAQAEPVVFGHHEKFDGSGYPQGLSGSDIPVGARIFALADVFDALHSKRPYKEPFPFSKCMEIMENGRGSHFDPELLDRFMEVVIRFVDIDGLERTDVLKSIVAKYTEQYFNVELKTR, from the coding sequence TTGATTAAAAGTATTGCACAAATATTTCAAGGTAACGATAAGGATCTGTTTGTAAGCAGCAAACAGGTTCAGAAACAGATACTTTATAGATTAGCGGGGGTAAGTCTTTTGCTGGCTGTTGCTGTCGGTTCCCTCGCTTATCTGCTTGAAATGCGTTCAGTCATACATGATGTCGAGTTACTGGCTTTGGAACAGGTAAAGTCGACAATTAGGAAAAGTCAGCCTCTGATTCAAAATCCTACCAAAGAAAATATTAAGCAGCTCGAAGCTAATCTTAAAGAGGATTTACAGGTAAGTGATTTTGTTTTGATTGAAGTGTATACTTCTGAAAAAGAAGAGCTTGCTGAGGCCTACATACCCGGTATTGATGCAATTGACCGGCGAGCTGCTACTCATACCAAGAATGTTTTTAGAAAAGATGAAATTATTTGTCGTAATTTTGAATTGAATGAAAAAATTTATATTCAGGTTTTTAGTTTGCTCAATGCTCCGGAATATGGAGATGTAGGTTTTTTAGAGGGGCTGTATCAGCTTCCAGATTCCAAAAAGAACCAGATGTTCAGTAGGGTGTATTATTCTGTAGGGGTTATTGTCTTTGCTGTGTTCGGTACGGCGCTGATTCTTTATCCGATCATTTTAAGATTGATGAGCAAGGTTTTGAACTTCTCCGCACACCTTACCGAAGCTAATGTCGGTATGCTTGTCTCTATGGGGGCTGCCATTGCTAAAAGGGATTGTGATACTGATGCCCATAACTACAGGGTAACCATCATGGCTATAATGATGGCAGAGCATATAAGTTTGCCTGCGGCAGAGATTCGTACGCTCATTGTTGGTTCTTTTCTGCATGATGTTGGAAAGATCGCAATCCCGGATTCCATTCTCCTTAAGCCTGGGAAATTAAATGATGAAGAGTGGAAAGTAATGAAGACCCATGTTGCCCATGGTGTGGAGGTGGTCAGGGAACATGTTTGGCTTGCTCAGGCGGAACCCGTTGTATTTGGGCATCATGAAAAGTTTGATGGCTCTGGCTATCCGCAAGGGCTATCGGGAAGTGATATTCCTGTGGGAGCCAGAATTTTTGCATTGGCGGATGTTTTTGACGCATTGCACTCGAAACGTCCCTATAAAGAACCGTTTCCATTTTCTAAGTGTATGGAAATAATGGAGAACGGTCGCGGTTCGCATTTCGACCCAGAATTGCTTGATCGGTTTATGGAAGTTGTAATCCGGTTTGTCGACATTGACGGTCTTGAACGAACAGATGTACTGAAATCAATAGTCGCAAAGTATACTGAGCAGTATTTTAATGTAGAGCTTAAAACTCGGTGA
- a CDS encoding hemerythrin family protein, translated as MNSETAAGHPLHTGIGVIDSQHQTFFTILERIRKKPLEDNSSHLSSLLEKIHLYTLYHFESEERIMEEAGVPNLDEHKKNHQDFGEKLEEFKLKCIAEDEDLAQEMTDALENWLVNHIQNTDKRDLEYVKNNS; from the coding sequence ATGAATAGCGAGACAGCAGCCGGACACCCTCTCCATACTGGCATCGGAGTTATCGACAGTCAGCATCAAACCTTTTTCACTATTCTCGAAAGGATAAGAAAAAAACCTCTTGAAGATAACTCTTCCCATCTTTCAAGCTTATTAGAGAAAATACACCTTTACACACTCTATCATTTTGAATCTGAAGAGCGAATAATGGAAGAAGCAGGTGTTCCTAATCTGGATGAACACAAGAAAAATCATCAGGATTTTGGTGAGAAATTGGAAGAATTCAAATTGAAATGCATTGCAGAAGATGAAGACTTAGCGCAGGAAATGACAGATGCTTTAGAAAATTGGCTTGTTAACCACATTCAGAATACTGATAAACGTGACCTTGAATACGTAAAAAACAATTCTTAG
- the argH gene encoding argininosuccinate lyase: MADNKLWGGRFAAKTAQSVEDYTESVSYDQNLYREDISGSQAHAKMLAEQGVLTAEEAETLVKGLDQVLEEIESGKFEWKKEMEDLHMNIESRLTDIVGPVGGKLHTGRSRNDQVATDFRLHVLRSLEAWKTALEKLIASFTAKADANREVLLPGYTHLQPAQPVSLAHHMLAYAWMFKRDHSRVVDCINRANVCPLGAAALAGTTYPLKPATSAKYLGMEDTFRNSLDAVSDRDFVMEAMFTGSLIMTHLSRICEELIIWANPCFGFIKLPDEFSTGSSIMPQKKNPDVCELMRGKTGRVYGDLFSLMTTCKGLPLAYNRDMQEDKEPFFDCDKTVHASVVIMADMMDAMGFNSANMESALKKGFLNATELADYLVGKGIPFREAHHITGSAVAKAEAESRGLEDMSLEELKTFSDKIEEDVFEVLSYEAAVRRRVSPGSTGPESVEAQITELKAWLKK; this comes from the coding sequence ATGGCAGATAATAAATTATGGGGCGGCAGATTTGCTGCCAAGACCGCGCAGTCTGTTGAAGATTACACTGAATCCGTAAGCTACGACCAGAATTTGTACCGCGAAGATATTTCCGGCTCTCAGGCCCACGCCAAGATGCTCGCAGAGCAGGGCGTGTTGACCGCTGAAGAAGCCGAAACTCTGGTCAAAGGACTTGATCAGGTGCTGGAAGAAATTGAATCCGGCAAATTTGAATGGAAAAAGGAGATGGAAGATCTCCATATGAATATCGAAAGCAGGCTGACTGACATTGTCGGACCTGTGGGCGGCAAACTGCACACAGGCCGCAGCCGTAACGATCAGGTTGCCACTGATTTCCGTCTGCACGTGCTCCGTTCTTTGGAAGCATGGAAAACCGCTCTCGAAAAATTGATCGCATCTTTCACTGCCAAGGCTGATGCAAATAGGGAAGTTCTGCTTCCCGGTTACACACACCTTCAGCCCGCACAGCCTGTAAGTCTCGCACACCACATGCTGGCCTATGCATGGATGTTTAAGCGCGACCACAGCAGGGTGGTTGATTGCATCAACAGAGCAAATGTATGCCCGCTGGGTGCTGCCGCTCTTGCAGGCACCACTTATCCGCTCAAGCCTGCGACTTCTGCAAAGTATCTCGGCATGGAAGATACCTTCCGCAACAGCCTCGATGCTGTTTCCGACCGTGACTTCGTAATGGAAGCCATGTTTACCGGAAGCCTGATCATGACCCACTTGAGCCGTATCTGTGAAGAACTTATCATTTGGGCCAACCCCTGTTTCGGTTTTATCAAGCTGCCTGATGAATTTTCCACCGGATCATCCATCATGCCCCAGAAGAAAAACCCTGACGTATGTGAACTCATGCGCGGCAAAACCGGACGTGTTTATGGCGATCTTTTCTCGTTGATGACCACCTGTAAGGGATTGCCGCTGGCTTATAACCGCGACATGCAGGAAGACAAAGAGCCTTTCTTTGATTGTGATAAAACAGTGCATGCTTCCGTGGTTATCATGGCTGATATGATGGATGCCATGGGCTTTAACTCCGCAAATATGGAATCAGCCCTCAAAAAAGGTTTCCTGAATGCTACTGAGCTGGCTGATTATCTCGTGGGTAAGGGCATTCCTTTCCGTGAAGCTCACCACATTACCGGTTCAGCTGTTGCAAAAGCGGAAGCGGAAAGCAGGGGGCTTGAGGATATGAGCCTTGAAGAATTGAAGACCTTCTCTGATAAAATCGAAGAAGATGTTTTTGAAGTTCTCTCTTACGAAGCAGCTGTCAGACGCAGGGTATCACCCGGTAGTACCGGACCGGAATCCGTAGAGGCTCAGATTACTGAGCTTAAGGCTTGGCTTAAGAAATAA